One window from the genome of Luteithermobacter gelatinilyticus encodes:
- a CDS encoding aspartate aminotransferase family protein has product MTGNRNNLDAYWMPFTANRAFKKAPRIITASEGMYYTDDQGRKILDGCAGLWCVNAGHGRREINDAIKNQVDVMTYSPAFQAGHPLAFEFAERLSDLFPGDLNNVFFTNSGSESVETALKVARAYFKAMGRAGKVKLIGRERGYHGVNFGGLSVGGIMPNRTAFAPLLPEVDHLPHTHALERNAFSKGQPDYGREKADVLLDLIALHGADTIAAVIVEPVAGSTGVLVPPKGYLQRLREICTAHDILLIFDEVITAFGRVGGGSAAEVFGVQPDIITTAKGLTNGAVPMGAVMISDKIHAALMTGPENMIELFHGYTYSAHPLACAAGLATLDVYMEDGLFNRARDLAPIWEKAVHSLSRHEIVKDIRNYGIMAGIELEPREGQPTARAFEAYLKCFEKGLLIRTTADIIALSPPLIITETEIERLANILDEVLAMV; this is encoded by the coding sequence ATGACTGGGAACAGAAACAATCTTGACGCCTATTGGATGCCGTTTACCGCCAACCGGGCCTTTAAGAAAGCTCCGCGCATCATTACGGCATCCGAAGGTATGTATTATACCGATGATCAAGGGCGGAAAATCCTGGATGGTTGTGCGGGACTGTGGTGTGTCAATGCTGGTCATGGTCGGCGCGAAATCAACGACGCCATCAAAAATCAGGTGGATGTGATGACCTATTCTCCGGCGTTTCAGGCCGGTCATCCGCTCGCTTTTGAATTTGCCGAACGGTTGAGCGATCTGTTTCCGGGCGATCTGAATAATGTCTTTTTCACCAATTCCGGCTCAGAATCCGTGGAAACGGCGCTGAAAGTCGCGCGCGCCTATTTCAAGGCCATGGGCCGGGCGGGCAAGGTCAAGCTGATCGGGCGCGAACGCGGCTATCACGGGGTTAATTTCGGGGGGCTTTCGGTGGGGGGCATTATGCCCAACCGAACGGCTTTTGCGCCGCTTCTGCCGGAAGTGGATCATTTGCCCCATACCCATGCCCTTGAGCGCAACGCCTTCAGCAAAGGGCAGCCGGATTATGGCCGGGAAAAGGCCGATGTGTTGTTGGACCTGATTGCCCTGCATGGGGCAGACACGATTGCGGCGGTGATCGTTGAACCCGTGGCGGGCTCTACGGGTGTTCTGGTACCGCCGAAGGGTTATTTGCAGCGCCTGCGGGAAATCTGCACCGCCCATGATATTCTGCTGATATTTGACGAGGTGATTACGGCCTTTGGGCGTGTGGGCGGGGGCTCAGCGGCAGAGGTTTTCGGTGTGCAGCCGGACATCATCACGACGGCCAAGGGACTGACCAATGGGGCGGTGCCTATGGGGGCGGTGATGATCAGCGACAAAATTCATGCGGCGCTGATGACGGGCCCTGAAAACATGATCGAACTGTTTCATGGCTATACCTATTCTGCGCATCCGCTGGCCTGTGCCGCCGGTTTGGCGACCCTGGACGTCTATATGGAGGATGGCCTTTTCAACCGGGCTCGGGACCTGGCGCCGATCTGGGAAAAGGCGGTACACAGCCTGTCCCGCCATGAAATCGTGAAGGATATTCGCAATTATGGCATCATGGCGGGCATCGAACTGGAGCCACGGGAAGGACAGCCGACAGCACGGGCGTTCGAAGCCTATCTGAAATGTTTTGAAAAGGGCCTGCTGATCCGCACGACGGCGGACATTATCGCCCTGTCCCCACCTTTGATTATCACGGAAACGGAAATTGAACGCCTGGCCAATATCCTGGATGAGGTATTGGCGATGGTCTAG
- a CDS encoding cupin domain-containing protein, translating into MSFEIGERLKAVRMARGLSQRELAKRSGVANATISQIESNRLNPTVGALKRILDGIPISLGAFFEMELESEEQIFFSADDLVELGDGQVSFRQIGMNLQGKAIQFLHEKYQPGASTGKIALSHDGEECGLVLKGHLEVQVGDKRKILGPGDAYYFDSRKPHKFKNPGKEVCEVVTACTPPSF; encoded by the coding sequence ATGAGTTTCGAGATCGGAGAAAGGCTGAAAGCCGTGCGCATGGCCCGCGGATTGTCACAGCGGGAGCTGGCAAAACGCTCCGGCGTGGCCAATGCGACAATCTCACAAATCGAATCCAATCGGCTGAATCCCACGGTCGGTGCCCTCAAACGTATTCTTGACGGTATCCCCATCAGTCTTGGCGCCTTTTTCGAAATGGAACTGGAAAGCGAAGAACAGATCTTTTTCTCGGCCGATGATCTGGTAGAACTGGGAGACGGCCAGGTTTCCTTCCGGCAAATCGGCATGAATCTTCAGGGCAAGGCCATCCAGTTTCTGCACGAGAAATATCAACCAGGCGCCAGTACAGGCAAGATTGCCCTCAGCCACGATGGCGAGGAATGCGGACTGGTCCTCAAAGGTCATCTGGAGGTACAGGTGGGGGACAAACGCAAGATTCTAGGCCCCGGCGACGCCTATTATTTTGACAGCCGCAAACCGCATAAGTTCAAGAACCCCGGCAAGGAAGTCTGTGAAGTGGTCACCGCCTGCACCCCACCCAGTTTTTAG